From a region of the Mercurialis annua linkage group LG1-X, ddMerAnnu1.2, whole genome shotgun sequence genome:
- the LOC126666285 gene encoding probable serine/threonine-protein kinase PBL11 isoform X2: protein MGTCFGTPVSNHHSSSTTINSASGGGKAAGKAAADPPPAGNPKLKMFTLEELKSATRNFRPDTILGEGGFGRVFRGWIDEQTYAPTKVGVGMAVAVKKSNTDSAQGLEEWQSEVKFLGKFSHPNLVKLLGYCWEEKQFLLVYECMQKGSLEKHLFRKGAEPLSWDIRLKIAIGAAKGLAFLHTSEKSVIYRDFKSSNILLDGDYNAKLSDFGLAKLGPINGDSHVTTRIMGTYGYTAPEYIATGHLYVKSDVYGFGVVLLEMLTGLRAYDTNRPSGEHNLVDWARPNLPSKKKMKRIMDPNLEDEYSIKGVMQAAEIIMKCLDHDPKNRPSMDQVLETLQNIKELPKDTKAKTKKEIKKHKEHHHSASQPHNNYQQNRSPFNSKYGGHHKNGARARAHPPTARSV from the exons ATGGGAACTTGTTTCGGAACTCCGGTCAGCAATCATCATAGCTCATCCACAACCATAAATTCAG CATCCGGCGGTGGTAAGGCCGCAGGAAAAGCGGCGGCTG ATCCTCCTCCGGCCGGAAACCCTAAACTGAAGATGTTCACATTAGAGGAGTTGAAAAGTGCAACCAGAAACTTCAGACCGGATACTATTTTAGGAGAAGGTGGATTTGGAAGAGTTTTTAGAGGCTGGATTGATGAGCAAACTTATGCTCCCACCAAAGTTGGCGTCGGTATGGCAGTCGCCGTCAAAAAGTCAAACACTGATAGTGCTCAGGGTCTAGAAGAATGGCAG TCTGAAGTGAAATTCCTAGGGAAGTTTTCACATCCAAATCTTGTGAAGCTGTTGGGGTACTGTTGGGAAGAGAAACAATTTCTTCTTGTGTATGAATGCATGCAAAAGGGAAGCTTAGAAAAACACCTCTTCAGAA AGGGGGCAGAGCCACTTTCATGGGATATTAGACTTAAAATAGCAATTGGAGCAGCTAAAGGTCTTGCTTTCTTGCACACATCAGAAAAGAGTGTTATCTATAGGGACTTCAAGTCATCTAACATTTTACTGGATGGG GACTATAATGCTAAACTTTCAGACTTTGGGTTGGCCAAATTGGGCCCAATAAATGGCGACTCTCATGTCACAACAAGAATTATGGGCACATATGGATATACAGCACCTGAATATATAGCCACTG GTCATTTatatgtgaaaagtgatgtttaTGGATTTGGAGTTGTGCTATTAGAAATGCTAACGGGCCTAAGAGCATATGATACGAATAGGCCCAGTGGGGAGCACAATCTGGTAGATTGGGCTAGACCAAATCTTCCTagtaaaaaaaagatgaaaaggataATGGACCCAAATCTTGAAGATGAGTACTCGATAAAAGGTGTAATGCAAGCAGCTGAGATTATAATGAAATGTCTTGATCATGATCCAAAAAATAGGCCTTCTATGGATCAAGTATtggaaacattacaaaatattaaGGAATTGCCTAAAGATACCAAAGCTAAGACCAAAAAAGAGATTAAGAAGCACAAAGAACACCACCACTCTGCCTCTCAACCTCACAACAATTATCAGCAAAATAGATCTCCTTTTAATTCTAAGTATGGTGGTCACCATAAGAAtggagctcgagctcgagctcatCCGCCTACCGCTAGATCGGTCTAA
- the LOC126666285 gene encoding probable serine/threonine-protein kinase PBL11 isoform X1, whose amino-acid sequence MGTCFGTPVSNHHSSSTTINSEASGGGKAAGKAAADPPPAGNPKLKMFTLEELKSATRNFRPDTILGEGGFGRVFRGWIDEQTYAPTKVGVGMAVAVKKSNTDSAQGLEEWQSEVKFLGKFSHPNLVKLLGYCWEEKQFLLVYECMQKGSLEKHLFRKGAEPLSWDIRLKIAIGAAKGLAFLHTSEKSVIYRDFKSSNILLDGDYNAKLSDFGLAKLGPINGDSHVTTRIMGTYGYTAPEYIATGHLYVKSDVYGFGVVLLEMLTGLRAYDTNRPSGEHNLVDWARPNLPSKKKMKRIMDPNLEDEYSIKGVMQAAEIIMKCLDHDPKNRPSMDQVLETLQNIKELPKDTKAKTKKEIKKHKEHHHSASQPHNNYQQNRSPFNSKYGGHHKNGARARAHPPTARSV is encoded by the exons ATGGGAACTTGTTTCGGAACTCCGGTCAGCAATCATCATAGCTCATCCACAACCATAAATTCAG AAGCATCCGGCGGTGGTAAGGCCGCAGGAAAAGCGGCGGCTG ATCCTCCTCCGGCCGGAAACCCTAAACTGAAGATGTTCACATTAGAGGAGTTGAAAAGTGCAACCAGAAACTTCAGACCGGATACTATTTTAGGAGAAGGTGGATTTGGAAGAGTTTTTAGAGGCTGGATTGATGAGCAAACTTATGCTCCCACCAAAGTTGGCGTCGGTATGGCAGTCGCCGTCAAAAAGTCAAACACTGATAGTGCTCAGGGTCTAGAAGAATGGCAG TCTGAAGTGAAATTCCTAGGGAAGTTTTCACATCCAAATCTTGTGAAGCTGTTGGGGTACTGTTGGGAAGAGAAACAATTTCTTCTTGTGTATGAATGCATGCAAAAGGGAAGCTTAGAAAAACACCTCTTCAGAA AGGGGGCAGAGCCACTTTCATGGGATATTAGACTTAAAATAGCAATTGGAGCAGCTAAAGGTCTTGCTTTCTTGCACACATCAGAAAAGAGTGTTATCTATAGGGACTTCAAGTCATCTAACATTTTACTGGATGGG GACTATAATGCTAAACTTTCAGACTTTGGGTTGGCCAAATTGGGCCCAATAAATGGCGACTCTCATGTCACAACAAGAATTATGGGCACATATGGATATACAGCACCTGAATATATAGCCACTG GTCATTTatatgtgaaaagtgatgtttaTGGATTTGGAGTTGTGCTATTAGAAATGCTAACGGGCCTAAGAGCATATGATACGAATAGGCCCAGTGGGGAGCACAATCTGGTAGATTGGGCTAGACCAAATCTTCCTagtaaaaaaaagatgaaaaggataATGGACCCAAATCTTGAAGATGAGTACTCGATAAAAGGTGTAATGCAAGCAGCTGAGATTATAATGAAATGTCTTGATCATGATCCAAAAAATAGGCCTTCTATGGATCAAGTATtggaaacattacaaaatattaaGGAATTGCCTAAAGATACCAAAGCTAAGACCAAAAAAGAGATTAAGAAGCACAAAGAACACCACCACTCTGCCTCTCAACCTCACAACAATTATCAGCAAAATAGATCTCCTTTTAATTCTAAGTATGGTGGTCACCATAAGAAtggagctcgagctcgagctcatCCGCCTACCGCTAGATCGGTCTAA
- the LOC126664941 gene encoding probable serine/threonine-protein kinase PBL21, with protein MGCFSCITPHRNDTKIDIENDPRSASHHSTDSSGIGSKKGKWNSNGSKKVMNGKDNGQDSGAQSFTFRELAAATNNFRDVNLIGEGGFGKVFKGRLDSGQVVAVKQLNQDGVQGNQEFIVEVLMLSLLHHSNLVTLIGYCTSGDQRLLVYEYMPKGSLEDHLFDLDPDKEALNWSTRMKIAVGAARGLEYLHCKADPPVIYRDLKSANILLDNDFNPKLSDFGLAKLGPVGENTHVSTRVMGTYGYCAPEYAMSGKLTLKSDIYSFGVVMLEIITGRKAIDRAKRPGEQTLVAWASQFLKDQKKFFQLVDPLLQGRYPRRCLNYAIAITAMCLHEEANFRPLIGDIVVALEYLASQCHVSESNSRQVKSAISTTNRDPVTQEVMSRSTTL; from the exons ATGGGGTGTTTTTCTTGTATAACTCCTCACCGGAATGATACTAAAATCGACATTGAAAATGACCCTCGATCTGCTTCTCACCATTCTACTGATTCCTCTG GTATAGGTAGCAAGAAGGGAAAATGGAATTCTAATG GTAGTAAGAAAGTGATGAATGGTAAGGACAACGGCCAGGACAGCGGAgcgcagagtttcacatttcGAGAGCTTGCTGCTGCAACCAACAATTTTAGAGATGTAAATTTGATTGGAGAGGGAGGTTTTGGAAAAGTTTTTAAAGGCAGGTTAGATTCTGGCCAG GTTGTCGCTGTGAAGCAACTTAATCAAGATGGTGTTCAAGGGAATCAAGAATTTATAGTGGAGGTTCTCATGTTGAGTCTGTTGCATCATTCTAACCTTGTTACCTTGATTGGGTACTGTACTTCGGGTGATCAGAGACTATTGGTTTATGAATACATGCCCAAGGGTAGTCTTGAAGACCATCTTTTTG ATCTGGATCCTGATAAAGAGGCATTGAATTGGAGCACTCGGATGAAGATTGCTGTTGGTGCTGCTCGGGGCCTTGAATACCTACACTGCAAAGCAGATCCACCTGTTATATATCGTGATCTAAAATCTGCAAATATTTTGCTAGATAATGACTTCAATCCAAAACTGTCAGATTTTGGTCTTGCAAAATTGGGACCGGTTGGTGAAAACACACATGTTTCAACCAGAGTTATGGGAACTTATGGATATTGTGCCCCAGAATATGCCATGAGTGGGAAATTGACTCTTAAATCTGATATTTACAGCTTTGGTGTTGTGATGTTGGAGATAATCACTGGCAGAAAGGCAATAGATCGCGCTAAGAGGCCTGGAGAGCAGACCCTAGTTGCTTGG GCTAGCCAATTTCTGAAAGACCAGAAGAAGTTTTTTCAATTGGTTGATCCTCTGTTGCAAGGACGCTACCCACGCCGCTGTTTGAACTATGCAATTGCCATAACTGCAATGTGTCTTCATGAGGAAGCAAATTTCCGTCCACTTATCGGTGATATAGTAGTTGCCCTTGAATATTTGGCCTCCCAGTGTCATGTCTCAGAATCTAATAGCAGGCAGGTAAAAAGCGCCATTTCAACAACAAACAGGGATCCTGTAACTCAAGAAGTAATGTCTAGGAGTACAACACTTTAA
- the LOC126677213 gene encoding glycosyltransferase family 92 protein At1g27200, producing MTAAPIKKSPSAPLLYLLSVGRSSGGAGTGAGPYAASNLYSVSHITETMKRAVSAVLLFCFVSVFLCVSFSLYSSRYPIYAATPLLVHQSTNNLIQDLNLSLPHPPRTVSIDSNFIPSVSVLFPGWEVLLVVSSPEVTTIPNNTDHHKFTCLYPNNVASPARFSGILPSTNQITFKCSLPRNCRRRLPFLAPLLTRLSDKELPVPWPPSSPPVELLRWNKLVYESFSTEDDVVLFAKGLNNRQGINRSPDEFECVFVDGINAVRTAVTSSIQEVFRCRHPDLTPFFSGAQQGENNNEPIKLKVSLEIIEGRTVIPTLAYYTPYQRKIAESVTKSELCAATMVYNVGKFLKEWVMYHSKIGVDKFILYDNESDDDLISVVKELNQQGFNVQTLLWIWPKTQEAGFSHAALLAGDSCKWMMYVDVDEFVFSPSWETQSQPSDQMLKSLLPSSDDDYHSQMTGEVSIKCNEFGPSNRKSHPAEGVTQGYDCRRRLENRHKSIVLIEAIDDSLLNVIHHFSLKEQYRMIQLRLETAVVSHYKYQAWSEFKAKFRRRVSSYVVDWNNTVNLASQDRTPGLGHEAVEPPGWENMFCEVRDDRLKLLTQKWFGTETESGFRMAWQS from the coding sequence ATGACGGCTGCTCCTATAAAGAAATCCCCATCGGCTCCTCTTCTCTATTTGCTCTCTGTAGGCAGATCATCAGGCGGCGCCGGAACCGGAGCAGGACCATATGCCGCTTCCAATCTCTATTCTGTTTCTCACATAACGGAAACCATGAAACGCGCCGTTTCTGCTGTCCTCCTTTTCTGTTTCGTTTCCGTTTTTTTATGCGTTTCCTTTTCTCTTTATTCATCTCGCTATCCAATTTACGCCGCTACTCCTCTTCTTGTTCATCAATCTACCAATAATCTTATTCAAGATCTTAATCTCAGCCTCCCTCATCCTCCACGCACCGTTTCCATTGATTCCAATTTTATTCCTTCTGTTTCCGTTCTATTCCCGGGCTGGGAGGTTCTCCTCGTCGTCTCGTCCCCGGAGGTGACAACAATACCGAACAACACTGATCATCATAAATTCACTTGTTTGTACCCTAACAATGTTGCTTCTCCCGCCAGATTTTCTGGAATTTTGCCTTCTACCAACCAGATTACCTTCAAGTGCTCCCTTCCCAGAAATTGTCGCCGGAGATTACCGTTTTTGGCTCCGCTATTGACCAGATTGTCCGATAAGGAGTTACCGGTTCCCTGGCCGCCGTCATCACCTCCGGTGGAGTTGTTAAGATGGAATAAACTCGTTTACGAGTCGTTTTCCACCGAGGACGACGTCGTTCTGTTTGCTAAAGGTTTAAACAATCGGCAAGGGATTAACAGGTCCCCCGACGAGTTCGAGTGCGTGTTCGTCGATGGTATTAACGCCGTTAGGACTGCCGTTACTAGCTCAATACAAGAGGTGTTTAGGTGTCGTCATCCGGATTTAACGCCGTTTTTTTCTGGCGCGCAACAAGGAGAGAATAATAATGAGCCAATCAAACTCAAAGTATCTCTCGAAATAATAGAGGGCAGAACTGTAATTCCGACTCTGGCGTATTACACACCTTATCAGCGTAAGATAGCAGAATCGGTTACAAAATCAGAACTGTGCGCCGCTACAATGGTTTACAACGTAGGGAAATTTCTGAAAGAATGGGTAATGTATCATTCAAAAATTGGAGTTGATAAGTTTATACTATACGATAATGAGAGCGACGATGATTTAATTAGTGTGGTTAAAGAGCTTAATCAACAAGGTTTTAACGTCCAAACGTTGCTCTGGATTTGGCCTAAGACGCAAGAAGCCGGTTTCTCACACGCCGCTTTACTCGCCGGAGATTCATGTAAATGGATGATGTACGTTGACGTCGATGAATTTGTGTTTTCACCTTCATGGGAAACTCAATCTCAGCCGTCTGATCAAATGTTAAAATCCCTACTTCCATCATCAGATGATGATTATCATAGTCAAATGACAGGAGAAGTTTCGATCAAGTGCAACGAATTTGGACCGTCGAATCGGAAATCACATCCGGCGGAAGGCGTGACGCAAGGATACGATTGCAGACGGCGGTTAGAGAATCGGCACAAATCGATCGTGCTAATCGAAGCAATCGACGATTCGTTGCTGAATGTGATACATCATTTTAGTTTGAAAGAACAGTATAGAATGATACAGCTGAGATTGGAAACGGCGGTGGTGAGCCATTATAAGTATCAAGCGTGGTCGGAGTTTAAAGCCAAGTTTAGAAGAAGAGTGTCTTCTTATGTGGTGGACTGGAATAACACGGTGAACCTAGCTTCTCAGGATAGGACGCCGGGGTTAGGGCACGAGGCTGTGGAGCCACCGGGATGGGAAAATATGTTTTGTGAGGTTAGAGATGATAGGTTGAAGCTGCTGACTCAGAAATGGTTCGGTACAGAGACGGAGTCAGGGTTCAGGATGGCATGGCAAAGTTGA
- the LOC126664488 gene encoding uncharacterized protein LOC126664488 → MGEMEAGEMATKKRKKKGRPSLLDLQKRSLKLQQQQQQIPDFKNPNSLNVSSTVRSNRRIPNSLNDFDDDDERAQKKHKLLLGLNNSRIALKTRKISSGSDHYLGEKGLKGTDTLQESPVEPGPTTPLPDKKLLVFILDRLQKKDSYGVFSEPADPEELPDYHDIVEHPMDFSTVRKKLDGGAYTDLEQFEKDVFLICSNAMQYNPPDTIYFRQARSIQELAKKDFENLRQDSDDGEPELEPEPEPKVARRGRPPGKQKKPVERSHLDRVGPESFSDATLASGGDNTNSTTGYNLRKTYSYKYQPSEVLVRNSYGGETYASWMSEWENEFPASVLKAVLKYGKKPNAIDENKRDTYKQPMDSIHESSALNIFEVEQKQLMAVGLNAEYSYARSLSRFAANLGPTVWKIASKKIRSTLPTGLDFGPGWVGDDRVVDGEQQLLFSREQKFLNNSPGKDLLNMPQSTATGRNSAVTSRCSTWSREDMAEGIGGLSSQCELTSLDSSMDGINQESSVPVQQKPMFHSDLNGLNGGFGYNNNCSPLLGTERFGISTGKPSLDHSAVPSQMFGMVSTSTSNHFSVPVDYYNINRGKLSETSNGLLHSAPNSQTMGHSGIVGGKSSWQGLSPHNQQEIIQFPPDLNVGFLAPNSPSSSSVPIGSTQQPDLALQL, encoded by the exons atGGGAGAGATGGAAGCAGGGGAAATGGCGacgaagaagagaaagaaaaagggACGCCCGTCTCTATTAGACCTTCAAAAACGCTCTCTCAAGCTTCAACAACAGCAACAACAAATCCCTGattttaaaaaccctaattctcTCAATGTCTCTTCTACTGTCCGATCCAATCGCCGTATCCCTAATTCTCTCAATGACTTCGACGACGACGACGAACGCGCTCAGAAAAAACATAAGCTTTTGCTTGGTTTGAACAATTCCCGAATTGCCCTCAAAACCCGCAAGATCAGCTCCGGATCTGATCATTATTTG GGTGAAAAGGGTTTGAAAGGGACAGACACTCTTCAAG AGTCACCGGTGGAGCCTGGCCCCACTACACCTTTGCCAGACAAAAAGTTGTTGGTCTTCATTCTTGACAGGCTTCAAAA AAAGGATTCTTATGGGGTATTCTCTGAGCCTGCTGATCCTGAAGAG CTTCCTGATTACCATGATATTGTTGAGCATCCTATGGACTTCTCCACCGTTAGAAAAAAGCTTGATGGGGGAGCTTATACCGACTTGGAACAATTTGAG AAAGATGTGTTCCTGATATGTTCAAACGCAATGCAGTATAATCCTCCAGACACTATTTATTTTCGACAG GCACGATCTATACAAGAGCTTGCAAAGAAGGATTTTGAAAACTTACGGCAGGACAGTGATGATGGTGAACCAGAACTAGAACCAGAACCAGAACCGAAAGTTGCTAGGAGGGGAAGACCACCAGGAAAGCAAAAAAAACCAGTTGAGAGGTCGCATTTGGACCGTGTTGGTCCTGAAAGTTTCTCAGATGCAACTCTTGCTTCCGGAGGGGATAATACCAATTCAACTACTGGTTACAATCTCCGAAAAACCTATTCTTACAAGTATCAACCTTCAGAAGTTCTGGTTAGAAACTCTTATGGTGGTGAAACTTATGCTAGCTGGATGTCCGAATGGGAAAATGAATTTCCAG CTTCTGTTCTGAAGGCTGTGCTTAAGTATGGGAAGAAACCAAACGCAATAGATGAGAATAAGCGCGACACATATAAACAGCCAATGGATTCCATTCATGAGTCATCTGCCTTGAATATTTTCGAAGTTGAACAGAAACAATTGATGGCG GTGGGTTTAAACGCGGAGTACAGTTATGCAAGAAGTCTATCTCGTTTTGCTGCAAACCTCGGGCCCACTGTTTGGAAAATtgcttcaaaaaaaattagaagtaCGCTGCCTACTGGACTTGACTTTGGTCCTGGTTGGGTGGGAGACGATAGGGTAGTTGATGGAGAGCAGCAACTTCTATTTTCCCGTGAGCAGAAGTTTTTAAACAATTCTCCGGGTAAAGATCTTTTAAACATGCCTCAATCTACTGCTACCGGCAGAAATTCTGCCGTTACAAGTAGATGTTCAACATGGAGTAGAGAAGACATGGCGGAAGGTATTGGCGGATTAAGTTCCCAATGTGAATTAACTTCACTAGATAGTAGTATGGATGGGATAAACCAAGAGTCTTCCGTCCCGGTTCAACAGAAACCCATGTTTCATTCTGATTTAAATGGTTTGAATGGTGGTTTTGGATATAATAATAACTGTTCACCGCTATTAGGAACCGAAAGATTTGGGATTTCGACTGGGAAACCCAGTTTGGATCACAGTGCAGTTCCTTCGCAAATGTTTGGCATGGTTTCAACTAGCACCAGTAATCACTTCTCAGTGCCAGTggattattataatataaacagaGGGAAGCTATCAGAAACTTCAAACGGGCTATTACACTCAGCACCAAATTCGCAGACAATGGGGCATTCGGGGATTGTTGGTGGTAAATCATCTTGGCAGGGATTATCACCGCACAATCAACAAGAAATTATTCAATTTCCACCAGACTTGAATGTTGGATTTTTGGCACCGAATTCACCTAGTTCTTCTAGTGTGCCGATAGGCTCAACTCAGCAGCCAGATTTAGCACTACAGCTCTGA